GGCGCTCGGCTTCGAGGGCTTCTTTACGGCGCATTTCCGCCGTCTTCTTCAGCTCGTCGCCCGCTTCAGCCATGCGTTCGAGGTGATCGGCCACAGCGGCCTCGATCTCCTCCTCACTTTTGCCTTTGAGCTCCATGGTCCGGCGCAGTAGCACGCCACGCTTGTGGAGAAGCGAGCGGACCGTATTGCTGGGCTGTGCGCCCTGGTTGAGCCAGTAAATTGCCCGTTCCTCGTCCAACTGGACTTCGGCGGGCTGTTCTAGCGGATAGTAGCGACCGAGGTCTTCAATGTATCGTCCGTCACGTGCGTTGCGTGAATCGGTGGCGACGATGGAGAAAACCGGGATCTTCTTGCGCCCCATACGGCGCATGCGAAGTTTAACAGACACGTTCGTTAGCTACGGGGTTCTGTTCAAAGTAAGTTCGGCAGATCGTGACGGTCGCGATCCGGCGGGCGCTTAGGTTCGCCTTGCCGGTGCGGCGAAGAAAATCGGTACGTCTCCGTGTGGGCGATGAGGTGGATGCTCGGGTAGATAAGCCGAGCGGTCATCGCGGCCCCGGCAGGACCGGGGGCAGCCGCGGCGAGCGCGAGCAGCCGGAGAGGTCCGCTCGCGTGCCGATGTCGTTGGCGCCAAAGGAAGGCGCCGGATTGGGTACGTCTACAAAGGGTGGTAGGTGCGAGCGATACCACGTGCGTCGGACACGAACGAATCATGCCCGGACGCGATTCTCGGGTTCGCCCGCTAGTGAGCTTACATTCCCGGGAACGGCGAGTTGCCGCCACCGAACTTGCTCATGAGCTTCTTGAGGTTCATCGAGCGACCCTGGCCGGTCAGCTTCGACATGGTCTTCATCATCTTCTTCATCTCGCGGAACTGCTTGATCAACTGGTTGACGTCCCGCACTTCGACGCCACTTCCACGTGCGATCCGGCGGCGGCGCGTCCCGTTCAGAATCTCGGGGTGCGAGCGCTCCTTCGGCGTCATCGACTGAATCATCGCCTCAATATGCTTGAAGGCGTCGTCGTCGACATCCAGATCCTTGATCTGACGCCCGACGCCAGGAATCATGCCGAGAAGGTCTTTCACCGAACCCATCTTCTGGATCCGCTGAAGCTGATCGTAGAAGTCCTGCAGGTCGAAGTCCTCCGAGCGGATCTTCTCCTGCAGTTTCTCGGCCTGCTTCTCGTCGTACTGTTCTTGCGCCCGCTCAACGAACGAAACGACGTCGCCCATCCCGAGGATGCGCTGCGCCATGCGGTCGGGGTAGAACTCGGTGAGTGCGTCGAGCTTCTCTCCCGTCGAGGCAAACTTGATCGGCTTTTGCACGACCGACCGGATCGAGAGTGCTGCCCCACCGCGCGTGTCGCCATCGAGCTTGGTCAGCACGACGCCGTCGTAATCCAACTGCTCGTTGAATTCTTTCGCCGTGTTTACCGCATCCTGCCCCGTCATGGAGTCCACGACGAACAGGATCTCATTCGGATCGACCGCCGACTTGATGGTGGATACCTCCTCCATCATGGCCTCGTCAATGTGCATGCGGCCCGCCGTATCAATGATGACGACGTCGCGGGCGGTGTTACGCGCCTCTTCAACGGCTTCCTCTGCAACCCGCACAGCATCCTGCACCGGCTTCCCGTCGTCATCGCTGACGGTGTACACCGGGACGTTGATGCCGGACGCGAGCTTTTGCAGCTGATCGACAGCCGCCGGGCGATACACGTCCGCGGCAGCCAGAAGCGGCGCACGGCCCTTGCTCCGAAGATGCTTGGCGAGCTTGGAGCAGAAGGTCGTCTTGCCGGAGCCCTGAAGCCCGGCCACGAGAATAACCGTCGGCGGATCCTCAGCGTACTCAATCTCCACATGTTCACCGCCGAGCACACGCGTCAGCTCGTCGTAAACAATCTTGGTGAGCTGTTGCCCCGGTGTCACGGACGTGAGGACGTCCTCACCGAGCGCTTTCTCCTTGACGTTGTTCGTAAACTCCTTCGCGACCTGATAATTCACGTCCGCATTGAGCAGAGCGCGGCGGATCTCGCGCATCGTCTCCGCTACATTCAGCTCATTAATCCGCCCCTGTCCGGTTACGGACTGCAGGGCACCTTCCAGCTTTTCAGAGAGGCTCTCAAACATGGGACGGAGCGCCAGATAGGGAGATTATCGAGATCGTCGTTCGCTCCCGGTGGACCGATGCCCAGGCCGGGTATTCCGTGAAATCGGCTGCCATGCACAGGCACGACAGCCGTCGCTTGCCCGAGCGCTATACTGCCACGCACTGCGGGCACCACACAGACCAATTAATGTAGCCACCATAGGACGAAACTACAACGGATGGACGAGCGGAAGAGCAGACTTCGCACGGTTGTCACGTGGCCCTTTCTTTTCAACAGGCCGAAGGCAATGCTACTCGGACGCTTTCTCTTTCTCTTCCCGAAGCAGATCAATCGTTTCAACCGCGTGTCGCAAGTGCGGGATCACGATCGAACCGCCGACGACCAAAGCCACGTTCATGGCGTCCTCCAACTCTTCGTCGGAAAACCCTTGCTCGATGCATTGCTGCAAGTGGTAGTCGATGCAGTCGTTGCAGCGCAGCACCATGGAGGCAACAAGCCCCAACAGCTCTTTTGTACCGCCGTCGAGCGCACCATCACGGTACGCCGCAGAATCCAGATTGAAAAAGCGCTTGATCCCCAGATGGTCTTTCTCCTCGAGGATCCGCTCGTTCATCCGGTCCCTATACGCCCGAAATGCCTCCAAACGATCCGCTCCGTCAGATGTGTTCATTATTAATTCGCCAGAGAGTTCGATTTTTAGTGTGATAGCGATCCATTCGCCAGAGTAATCCCCGGCGAAACGACCCGATCCGGCTATGTCCGCATCAATAACAAGCCTGGATCCGGTACGCGGAGTAACAAACGACTGATCGTAATCGTTTGCATAATTGACTCCACGGTCCAACGCCTAGCGGGATGGAATCCGCTGCTGACACACAGACTTGAAACCGGGTCGCCACGGAGGTCGGCTTCAACGTAAGCAACCCCGGATGTTTCGACTCGGTATAACCTTCACGGACGATCTCGAGAGCCTCTCGCCGCCGCTCGGACGATGCCTTCTTCTGCTACAAAATCTGAACTCCGGCAACACTTCGATGCCACGCGTAAGGCGATGGATCGCGGTGCCATTACAGATCGCAGCAAACGAATTGCCCGGCACGTGCTGAACCTGCCCGCAATTCGAGGGGCGAGCTGCGTACATGCTTACTGGCCGATTCCTGAGCAGAATGAAGTCGATACACGCTATATTATCGATGCCCTCGTGGAGCGCGACGTAGATGTAGCTTTGCCGGTTGTCACTAGCTTCGAAGCCGGCACGCCTGAGATGGCTCACCGACGGTTCACCGGACGTTCCGACCTGCAACGCAACGAATGGAATATCGCGGAGCCGATCGATGGCCCGGAGGTTCTACTGTCTAACATCGATGCCGTGATCGTACCCGCTCTCGGGGCCGGACTGAATGGTCACCGGATCGGCCACGGCTGGGGGTACTACGATGCGTTCCTCAAAGACCTGGACCCCTCTATTCCGCGCATCCTCCTGGCATTTGACGACTGTGTTCGCCCTCACGTGCCGTGCGACGCACACGACATCCCTGTTCACATCATTGTGACGGAGTCTGGATTGCACAAAGTCGCTTCCCCGGATGACGCGCCTGACGCAGCAGGACAACCCTGATTCGTTCGGCCTCGCATCGCTTCTTGCTTCTGCACCCGCTCTGCCTGCACCGACGACGGAATTAAATATGACACCCTCCGGTTCTTCCAAGACTCGCTCTTCCTCCCCATCCACCCGTGATCAGTCGCGGTCATCGGACACGACCAATGTGGACCTCTCGACGATGCGTCAGAATATGGACGCCGCCCAACGACGGTCATCTGGACCTACACCGCAGGAAGCCTTCGAGACGGGACGTACAACGCTCAGTCTAGATCACATCAGTGACGAGGAGCTCGATGCCTTCTTCTTCGAAGAGGAAGCCGAGCAAGAAAGCTGGTTCAATGCACCCACGCTGACGGGCATTGCGCTCATCGTTATTGGTTTCGTTTACCTGATGGCCGAGATGGGCATCCTGTCGGGAATCGCACTCCCGGCCATGGTGTCACTTCTTCCATGGCTCGCCGGCGTCTTCGTCGTCGTGCTTGGGTTTGGACTCCTGTCTCGCGGTCGCACGGAGACCCGACGGGAACGGGAAGCCGTCAACCGGTCGCGCGCGTCGAAGGCGAGCACGTCCGCGGCGTCACGTTCAAAACCAAACGAGGCGACCTCGACTTCCGAATCGAAAAAAACGGAGTCGTCTAACTCGTCGACGTTTAGCATGCCCGACATGTCCGGCTCAGACCAATCCTGGAATCCGTTTCGGAAGAAGCGCTTTCCTCTCCGGCGCTCCATGTCGGATAAGCGGATCATGGGCGTATGCTCGGGCATCGCACACTATTTCAATCTCGACCCGACCCTCGTACGAATTGCGTTCGTTATTGGCGTAATCGTGACGGGGGGCCCGTTCATCCTCGCCTACATCGGACTCGGCTGGGCCATGCCGAAGGACACCGAGCTCACACACGAGGAACGGATGCGCATCATCCGCGACAGTTAGATCCAGAATCGCGTTATCGCGCATCGAGCCGGCAGAGCAAAAGCAAACGCCGCCTTTGCCCAAAAGGGCAAGGCGGCGTTTTTGTTTACGACCGTTTGCCAGGCGACCTCATTCCGCTCGGACAGGTTCCGGGAGCGTTCCAGCAGCTCCCACATGAAGACGATCGGGATGCAGATGGCGCTGCGTGACCTCGGTTACTTCCTCTAGTGTTACTCCCTCGATCAGCTCCGGAAAGCGATCGATGTATTCGACATCAAAGCCCCGTTCAGCGTTTGTGAGCAGGGTCTGTGCAAGGTTTCCGGTCGTCGCAAGCCCAACGACGAACGATCCCGTGATTGTCTCCTTGACCGTCGCAAGCTCTTCCGCGGTCGGGCCGTGCTCAACAAAATCTCGGATTACGTCAATCGTTGCCTCAATGCCCCGTTCAAGAGATTCCGAGCTGAGGGTCACGACGGTCCGCCAGGCTCCCTGGTGCGAAACCGTCACGCCGCTCATGCTGGAACCGATGTGGTACGTGAGTCCCTGCTCGTCGCGGACCTGGTTCATCAAACGCGCCGAGAAATTGCCTCCCAGGATGTAATTCGCAACGTAAAACGCCTCGTAATCGTCGGAGTCCCGGTAGAAATCGAGCGGGTGACCGATTCGAACGTCGACGTTCGAACGATCCGCCATCGGGACGAGGCTGCGACCAGGCTCCTGCGGAGATGCTTCGCGGGCATGAACCGCCTCACTTTCGTGCGGCTCCCAGTCCGAGAAGGCAGCCAGAACGGACTCCTCCACGGACTTGTGATCAAGATCACCAACAACAGCCATCCGGAAGTCTGTGGCACCAACGTGGCGATTGTAGTAATCGCGGACCTCATCCAACGTAAGCGCCTGAGCCTGCTCGATCAGCTCTTCCGTCGGCGGTGTGTAATTCGGGTGATCCTCCGGGAAAAGTCGGCGAGACAGGGCTCCCGCAGCCTGACTGGACGTTTGCTCAAGCTGCCGCTGCAGATCGGCAATCGTAGAGGCTCGTGCTTTTTCGAACTCCTTCGGATCGAACAAGGGCTCTTGCAACATTTCCGAAAGCACGTCGAGAACGACAGCAAAGTCGTCCGTCAGCGCCTTGCCACTGATGTCAATATAGAGCCCATCCGACGATATGCTGATTTTTGCTCCGCGATCTTCGAGGACCCGCGCAATTTCGAACCGATCACGAGAGGCGGTTCCTTTATCGAGCAGCGCGACCGCCAGGTCCTGCCGAATGTCGTCCCCGGCGGCGAAATCGGGGTTCGTTACGAACGAAGCTTTGAACGAGACGAAGTTTTCCACCGGCGTCGGCAGCGTAAGAAGCTGACACGGACCGACGTGTCGATCTTGAACGCGGTTGGCAAAAGAGGGAGAAGAACTCATAGACGACAACGGTAAGTCGAAAGTTGGAAATCAGAAGGGATCAAGCAGGTCCGGTGGCACTACGTCACGGGCCCCGCGGCTGCCTGGGCAACCTGGGCTCCGTTGGTCGCCTCTGGCGGGGCCGTCGGCACGTATCGACCCACGGTCAGGCGGTCGTCGAGCAGGTACGTTCGCGCGACACGTTGCACATCCTCCGGCGTCACCGCATCGATACGGTCCGGGTATTCGACGTACAGGCGCCAGTCTCCCGTCGCGATGGCCTCATTAAGCTGGGAGGCCACCTTCATCGGCCCGTCCCGATCGAACGCTTCGCTTGCCCGAATCTGCGTTTGGGCGCGACGCACTTCCTCCTCCGTCACGCCATTCTCCTGCACCTCCTGCACCACTTCCTCGACAGCTTCCTCCACAACATCGTGCGTCTTGTCGGGTGCGAGGAACGTCAGAATGCAGAACAGACCCGGATCGCGAAGGCGGAAATTGATCGCGTAGGCGTCCGTGGTCAGGCCACGATCAGTGCAGCGCCGGAACAGACGGCTGCCCTTTCCGGATGCGAGAATTCGCCCGAGAACATCGAGTGCCTCAGCGTCGTCGTCTCGACCATCGGGCGTCTTATACGCCTGAAGTACGGCTCCCAACTGTCCCTCCTGCCGCACCTCCAGCCGCCTCGGCCCGCTCTGCTCGGGTTCGCGGACGGACGGGCTCGTGATTTCGTGCTCCGAACGCGGGATGTCGCCGAAGTGCTGGTCGACAAGGGTGAGCGCCTCCGCAGGGTCTACGTCCCCGATGATGGAGACGGTTGCGTTGTTCGGCCAGTAGTACTGGTCGTAGAAGTGCCGTAGACCGCTATCATCCACACCCTCAATATCGCTTCGCCAGCCGATGGTCGGGTGACGGTACGGATGGGCGAGAAAAGCCGTGGCCCATACCTCGTCGAAAAGACGAGAGGTCGACTCGTTACGGCCGCGGTCATACTCGTTTAGGATGACCGTTCGCTCCGACTCCACATCCTCCGGGTCGAGCAGTGCGCCGCGCATCCGATCGGCCTCGATTTCAACGGCCAGAGGCAGATGCTCGCGTGGCAGCATCTCGTAGTAGTTCGTTCGGTCGACCCACGTGCTCGCATTCACCTTCGCTCCGACGCTCTGAAGCACGTTGAAGATGGACGTTCCCTTTGACTTATGAAAACGCTCTGTTCCCTTGAACATCAGATGCTCGAGGAAATGCGTTGCGCCCGTGAGGCCCATCGGTTCGTGCCGGCTTCCAACCCGATACGTGACCATGAATGTGGCCACTGGAGCTGCCGACTCTGGCAAGATGAGAACTTCGAGCCCGTTCGTCGTGTGGCGATAAGACTGGATACCACCCAGCGTTTCTACGTGCTCGAACGATTCTGGAATGCCGGACGGGGAAGAGACTTCGGTAGACGCCATACAATCAAGGTTCAAACTCAGGTGCAGAAAATGAAATCGGGAGGGGTTCTGAACGCGTTCGGCCACATGCAAAACGACGCTGCATGCAGGCTAGGCTCGTTCTTACACCGGCTGAAGCAAAAAGAACCGATCCATCAGCAACGGTTTCGTACAAATTGTCCGAACATGCAGTCGCGCATGACGACGGCGCGCATGCTCGGTGGATGGTGGACTACAGATCAGTGCGCATCAAGCCAGTTGTCTCCGGCGTCGATATCAACCACGACGGGCACGCCGTCAAGCGGAAGGGCATCTCTCATTTCTTCTTCTACCAGGGTCCGAAGAGCGGCCTCCTCCGCCGGCGGCATTTCAAACACCAGCTCATCGTGCACCTGGAGGAGCATGCGCGCCTCAAGCGCTTCGGACGCCAGTCGTTCGTGGACGCGGTTCATGGCGATCTTGATCATGTCCGCCTGCGTGCCCTGTATCGGCATATTCACGGCAACGCGCTCAGCCCAGGAGCGGCGGTTCGAGTTCGAGCTATCGATCTCCGGAATGTAGCGGCGACGGCCGAGCATCGTTTCTGCATAGCCATTCTGCCGTGCCTTCTCGACCAGCTGATTCAGCAGGGTCGAGACGCCGGGATATGACTTCTGGTACTGGGTAATGAGGTCTTGTGCTTCCCCGACCGGGACGCGAAGGCGCTGAGCGAGGCCCCACGGCGATACGCCATATGGAATGCCGTAATTGACCTCCTTCGCCTTCCGGCGCTGATCGCGCGTGACGTCCGCCGGGTCGATGCCGTACACGCGAGCTGCCGCATCCGTGTGGATGTCGCCACCTGTGCGAAACGTTTCCTGCATCGCCTCATCGCCACTCATGGACGCAAGAATTCGCAATTCGATCTGCGCGTAGTCTGCGGCGAGAAGCTGCCAATCGTCCTGCGGCACGAACGCCTCCCGGATCTCACGCCCGACGGCGGTCCGAACGGGGATGTTCTGAAGGTTCGGGTCGCTCGACGAGAGCCGACCGGTAGCTGTTCGCGTCTGATTGAAGCTGGTGTGGATGCGTCCCGTCTCCGGATGAACCAGTTCGCCGAGGCTGTCGAGGTACGTACTCTTCAGCTTGTACGTCTTTCGCCAGTCGAGGACGAGGCCGGGAATTTCATGATCCGTCGAGAGCTCTTGCAGCACGCTCTCCTTCGTGGACGGATTGCCCGTGGACGTCTTGGAGATCACCGGCATATCCAGCTTCTCAAACAGAATCTCCCCGAGTTGCTGGGGGGAGTTGATGTTAAACTCCTCCCCTGCCAGCTCATAGATGCGCCCCTCCAGCTCATCAAGCTCGCCAGCAAGCCGCTCGGAGATCCGATCCAGCACGTCGGTATCGACGCGGATGCCAACGAATTCCATGTCGGCGAGCACACGAACGAGCGGATACTCGATGTCGTCCGCCACCTCGTTTAGATCCACCTCCTGAAGCTTCTCTTCCAGCTTCTCGGCAACCTGAAGGGTGATATCGGCATCCTCACACGCGTACCGGGCCGCCTCTTTGACCTCAACATCCCGCATTGAGACCTGACTCGCCCCCTCGCCGATCAATTCGGTGATCGGCACCATCTTATAGTTCAGAACCGAGCGCGCGACATCATTGAGGTTATGATTCTCTTCGGGGGCAAAGAGATAGTGACCAACCATCGTGTCGAGCACCGGCCCACCGAGCTCGACGCCATGCCGACGCATCACCAGCATGTCGTACTTCATGTTGTGCGCAATTTTGGTCGTCTCGCGCTCCAGAATCGGCCCGATAAGATCGAGCACATCATCCGTCGACGTCCCGTCCGGCATCGGCGTCGGCACGTAGACAGCCACTCCATCCTCCCATGCGAACGACATTCCGACCAGCGATGCGTAGTGAGGGTCGGTGCTTGTCGTTTCCGTGTCGAAGGCGTAGCGCTCCTGCTCCGTGAGCGTCTCTACGAACTGCTCAAGCTCGTGCCGATTTTTCAGGAACGAATAATCGACCGCGTCCGCGTCGATCGTTTTAACCTCCTCGTACGGCCCGAAATCAAACTCAAGGTTTTCCCCTTCCTCCACCTCATCGGCTTCTTCGACCTCGACGTCAAAGCGATCGAGAAGCGACTCGAACTCCAGCTCAGAGAACAGGACCTTCAGCTTCTCCATTTTCGGCTGGGCCGCAAGGAGAGTATGCCAGTCCAGCGCCACGTCGAGATCCGTCTTGATCCGAACGAGCTCTTTGGACATCCGAGCATCGTCGGCGAATTCGACGAGGTTCTGGCCGCGTTTGCCGCCGATCTCGTCCGCATTGTCGATGCATCCTTCGACGTCGTGGTACTTCTTGAGATACTTCATCGACGTCTTCTCCCCAATGTTGGGAACGCCGGGGACGTTGTCCGAACTA
This DNA window, taken from Longibacter salinarum, encodes the following:
- the rpsP gene encoding 30S ribosomal protein S16, with protein sequence MSVKLRMRRMGRKKIPVFSIVATDSRNARDGRYIEDLGRYYPLEQPAEVQLDEERAIYWLNQGAQPSNTVRSLLHKRGVLLRRTMELKGKSEEEIEAAVADHLERMAEAGDELKKTAEMRRKEALEAERQRAKELEEEARRKAEEERKAKEEAERKAKEEAAAKEAEEAADADEEDEEPAAEEDEAAEASDESGDDASDDEDSDDDK
- the ffh gene encoding signal recognition particle protein; this encodes MFESLSEKLEGALQSVTGQGRINELNVAETMREIRRALLNADVNYQVAKEFTNNVKEKALGEDVLTSVTPGQQLTKIVYDELTRVLGGEHVEIEYAEDPPTVILVAGLQGSGKTTFCSKLAKHLRSKGRAPLLAAADVYRPAAVDQLQKLASGINVPVYTVSDDDGKPVQDAVRVAEEAVEEARNTARDVVIIDTAGRMHIDEAMMEEVSTIKSAVDPNEILFVVDSMTGQDAVNTAKEFNEQLDYDGVVLTKLDGDTRGGAALSIRSVVQKPIKFASTGEKLDALTEFYPDRMAQRILGMGDVVSFVERAQEQYDEKQAEKLQEKIRSEDFDLQDFYDQLQRIQKMGSVKDLLGMIPGVGRQIKDLDVDDDAFKHIEAMIQSMTPKERSHPEILNGTRRRRIARGSGVEVRDVNQLIKQFREMKKMMKTMSKLTGQGRSMNLKKLMSKFGGGNSPFPGM
- a CDS encoding carboxymuconolactone decarboxylase family protein — protein: MNTSDGADRLEAFRAYRDRMNERILEEKDHLGIKRFFNLDSAAYRDGALDGGTKELLGLVASMVLRCNDCIDYHLQQCIEQGFSDEELEDAMNVALVVGGSIVIPHLRHAVETIDLLREEKEKASE
- a CDS encoding 5-formyltetrahydrofolate cyclo-ligase — encoded protein: MPSSATKSELRQHFDATRKAMDRGAITDRSKRIARHVLNLPAIRGASCVHAYWPIPEQNEVDTRYIIDALVERDVDVALPVVTSFEAGTPEMAHRRFTGRSDLQRNEWNIAEPIDGPEVLLSNIDAVIVPALGAGLNGHRIGHGWGYYDAFLKDLDPSIPRILLAFDDCVRPHVPCDAHDIPVHIIVTESGLHKVASPDDAPDAAGQP
- a CDS encoding PspC domain-containing protein, which translates into the protein MTRLTQQDNPDSFGLASLLASAPALPAPTTELNMTPSGSSKTRSSSPSTRDQSRSSDTTNVDLSTMRQNMDAAQRRSSGPTPQEAFETGRTTLSLDHISDEELDAFFFEEEAEQESWFNAPTLTGIALIVIGFVYLMAEMGILSGIALPAMVSLLPWLAGVFVVVLGFGLLSRGRTETRREREAVNRSRASKASTSAASRSKPNEATSTSESKKTESSNSSTFSMPDMSGSDQSWNPFRKKRFPLRRSMSDKRIMGVCSGIAHYFNLDPTLVRIAFVIGVIVTGGPFILAYIGLGWAMPKDTELTHEERMRIIRDS
- a CDS encoding M16 family metallopeptidase, yielding MSSSPSFANRVQDRHVGPCQLLTLPTPVENFVSFKASFVTNPDFAAGDDIRQDLAVALLDKGTASRDRFEIARVLEDRGAKISISSDGLYIDISGKALTDDFAVVLDVLSEMLQEPLFDPKEFEKARASTIADLQRQLEQTSSQAAGALSRRLFPEDHPNYTPPTEELIEQAQALTLDEVRDYYNRHVGATDFRMAVVGDLDHKSVEESVLAAFSDWEPHESEAVHAREASPQEPGRSLVPMADRSNVDVRIGHPLDFYRDSDDYEAFYVANYILGGNFSARLMNQVRDEQGLTYHIGSSMSGVTVSHQGAWRTVVTLSSESLERGIEATIDVIRDFVEHGPTAEELATVKETITGSFVVGLATTGNLAQTLLTNAERGFDVEYIDRFPELIEGVTLEEVTEVTQRHLHPDRLHVGAAGTLPEPVRAE
- a CDS encoding M16 family metallopeptidase, encoding MASTEVSSPSGIPESFEHVETLGGIQSYRHTTNGLEVLILPESAAPVATFMVTYRVGSRHEPMGLTGATHFLEHLMFKGTERFHKSKGTSIFNVLQSVGAKVNASTWVDRTNYYEMLPREHLPLAVEIEADRMRGALLDPEDVESERTVILNEYDRGRNESTSRLFDEVWATAFLAHPYRHPTIGWRSDIEGVDDSGLRHFYDQYYWPNNATVSIIGDVDPAEALTLVDQHFGDIPRSEHEITSPSVREPEQSGPRRLEVRQEGQLGAVLQAYKTPDGRDDDAEALDVLGRILASGKGSRLFRRCTDRGLTTDAYAINFRLRDPGLFCILTFLAPDKTHDVVEEAVEEVVQEVQENGVTEEEVRRAQTQIRASEAFDRDGPMKVASQLNEAIATGDWRLYVEYPDRIDAVTPEDVQRVARTYLLDDRLTVGRYVPTAPPEATNGAQVAQAAAGPVT
- the polA gene encoding DNA polymerase I, producing the protein MENLVHESSNGDGNTLYLIDAMALAYRAHYIFISRPLINSKGQNTSASYGFTNSLLKLINDQEIDHIAVVFDAVGAGGTFREDIYEDYKAHRDPPPEELLENLPFIKEIVQAMDIPVVEMEGVEADDVIGTLARNAEEDGAEVVIVSPDKDFKQLLSERVRIYKPARGDQDFEIITDDDFREEYGLDPTQFVDMLALWGDSSDNVPGVPNIGEKTSMKYLKKYHDVEGCIDNADEIGGKRGQNLVEFADDARMSKELVRIKTDLDVALDWHTLLAAQPKMEKLKVLFSELEFESLLDRFDVEVEEADEVEEGENLEFDFGPYEEVKTIDADAVDYSFLKNRHELEQFVETLTEQERYAFDTETTSTDPHYASLVGMSFAWEDGVAVYVPTPMPDGTSTDDVLDLIGPILERETTKIAHNMKYDMLVMRRHGVELGGPVLDTMVGHYLFAPEENHNLNDVARSVLNYKMVPITELIGEGASQVSMRDVEVKEAARYACEDADITLQVAEKLEEKLQEVDLNEVADDIEYPLVRVLADMEFVGIRVDTDVLDRISERLAGELDELEGRIYELAGEEFNINSPQQLGEILFEKLDMPVISKTSTGNPSTKESVLQELSTDHEIPGLVLDWRKTYKLKSTYLDSLGELVHPETGRIHTSFNQTRTATGRLSSSDPNLQNIPVRTAVGREIREAFVPQDDWQLLAADYAQIELRILASMSGDEAMQETFRTGGDIHTDAAARVYGIDPADVTRDQRRKAKEVNYGIPYGVSPWGLAQRLRVPVGEAQDLITQYQKSYPGVSTLLNQLVEKARQNGYAETMLGRRRYIPEIDSSNSNRRSWAERVAVNMPIQGTQADMIKIAMNRVHERLASEALEARMLLQVHDELVFEMPPAEEAALRTLVEEEMRDALPLDGVPVVVDIDAGDNWLDAH